One Clarias gariepinus isolate MV-2021 ecotype Netherlands chromosome 5, CGAR_prim_01v2, whole genome shotgun sequence genomic region harbors:
- the snx4 gene encoding sorting nexin-4 produces the protein MMADSGSEDIAVVGNTDLTPSALENNIKNTMVEKGANLLKRVEISVAEAEKRTGKNAVSMQETYTVYLIETRPVDASSEGTNPAPDSLWRRYSEFELLRNYLLVTYPFIVVPPLPEKRAEFVWHKLSADNMDPDFVERRRVGLENFLLRVASHPVLSNDNIFYSFLTEEQSWKEVVLETGFQAKADSRLKALNATFRVKNPDKRFADMKHYGDELHAVISQLLRVRARVADRLYGVYKVHGNYGRVFSEWSAIEKEMGDGLQSAGHHMDGYAASVDDILEEEEHYADQLKEYLFYTEALRAVCRKHELCQFELEMAAQDLASKKQQREELSTGTIRTFSLKGMTSKLFGQETPEQREAKMKILETQIEEGEEIVKERNTECEEFVKNAWVDVERFKEQKDRDLKEALISYAIMQISMCKKGIQVWNNAKECFSKM, from the exons ATGATGGCGGATTCGGGAAGTGAAGATATCGCCGTGGTGGGAAACACCGACCTGACGCCTTCCGCGTtagaaaacaacattaaaaacacg ATGGTTGAAAAGGGGGCCAATCTTTTGAAGAGGGTGGAGATTAGTGTAGCTGAAGCAGAAAAAAGAACAGGAAAGAATGCAGTCAGCATGCAGGAAACCTACACCGTATACCTAATTGAAACAAG GCCAGTTGATGCCTCCTCTGAGGGAACCAATCCTGCCCCTGACTCTCTGTGGAGGCGCTACAGCGAATTTGAGCTTCTCAGGAACTATTTGTTAGTCACCTATCCCTTCATAGTTGTCCCTCCTTTGCCTGAGAAACGG GCTGAATTTGTGTGGCACAAACTATCTGCAGACAACATGGATCCGGACTTTGTGGAAAGGAGAAGGGTGGGGCTAGAGAACTTCCTGCTCCGGGTTGCCTCCCACCCCGTTCTGTCTAATGACAACATCTTCTACTCCTTCCTCACTGAG GAACAGTCTTGGAAGGAAGTTGTGCTAGAGACTGGATTTCAGGCAAAG gctgaTTCGAGGTTGAAGGCTTTAAACGCTACATTCAGGGTGAAGAATCCTGACAA GAGGTTTGCAGATATGAAGCACTACGGAGATGAGCTCCATGCTGTTATATCACAGCTGCTGCGTGTGAGAGCA AGAGTGGCTGATCGTCTTTATGGCGTCTACAAAGTACATGGAAATTACGGCCGAGTCTTCAG TGAGTGGAGTGCTATTGAAAAAGAGATGGGAGATGGACTGCAGAGTGCAGGACATCACATGGATGG GTATGCTGCTTCTGTAGATGACATCCTGGAGGAGGAGGAACACTATGCTGACCAGCTAAAGGAATACCTTTTCTATACTGAGGCTTTAAG GGCGGTGTGTAGAAAGCATGAGCTTTGTCAGTTTGAACTGGAGATGGCCGCCCAGGATCTGGCCTCCAAGAAACAACAGCGAGAGGAACTGTCTACTGGG ACTATAAGGACCTTCTCTCTCAAGGGGATGACCAGTAAGCTGTTTGGCCAAGAGACTCCTGAGCAGAGGGAGGCTAAGATGAAAATTCTGGAGACTCAGATTGAGGAAGGAGAGGAGATTGTGAAAGAGAGGAACACTGAGTGCGA AGAGTTTGTGAAGAATGCTTGGGTGGATGTTGAGAGGTTTAAAGAGCAGAAAGACCGTGACCTCAAAGAAGCTCTTATCAGTTATGCCATTATGCAAATCAGCATGTGTAAAAAG GGAATTCAAGTGTGGAATAACGCTAAAGAGTGCTTCAGCAAGATGTGA
- the osbpl11 gene encoding oxysterol-binding protein-related protein 11 isoform X1, producing the protein MQVETAGMRISESEGKLDVHTQSSFRTTSKSWQYSDHMENVDGYLMKYTNLVTGWQYRFFVLNNEAGLLEYFVNEQSRHQKPRGTLPLAGAVISPSDEDSHTFTVNAISGEQYKLRATDAKERQHWVSRLQICTQHHTEAMGKTNPPLKTRSLSAASQGSSSSPASQRKISHNTGSLLGLSQFHRGSSSYSSKRSVLRDHLVEAREMMTQAQDQHRDLVQCIEGLPASHNPSPLDQDLLLLKATSLATMSCLSDCLQILQLQQVARHKVPIGGPTIEWLEPKLPDVLKNGGTLASITKDSSKMQGTAVEPAEMDSCDLVGEQEDIDVEEEQEDSFPAEEEDLGAVEEERSVILHLLSQLKLGMDLTRVVLPTFILEKRSLLEMYADFMSHPDLFVAITDGTSPMDRMIRFVEYYLTSFHEGRKGAIAKKPYNPIIGETFHCSWRVPKAAAASQGSVQKEGSNTSDCYDVRFVAEQVSHHPPVSGFYAECQERQMCVNTHVWTKSKFMGMSIGVSMIGEGNLHLLEHGEEYTFTLPSAYARSILTVPWVELGGKVNVNCAKTGYSAAITFQTKPFYGGKLHRVSAEVKHNPTNSVVCRVQGEWNGVLEFTYSSGDTRVIDVLKLPITRKRVRPKEQQGPYESRRLWQHVTESLLQKDMEKATEHKRFLEERQRKEERHRTETETPWRTKYFERKGEGWVYHKPLWKSVPVRSSSPAALLSNP; encoded by the exons tgatcaCATGGAAAATGTAGATGGATATTTGATGAAGTACACAAATCTGGTAACAGGATGGCAATATCG GTTCTTTGTACTGAACAACGAAGCAGGGCTGCTGGAGTATTTTGTAAATGAGCAGTCACGGCACCAGAAGCCCCGGGGCACATTGCCTTTAGCAGGCGCAGTCATCTCCCCGAGTGATGAGGACTCGCACACCTTCACTGTCAATGCCATCAGCGGAGAGCAATACAAACTTCGAG CTACTGATGCTAAAGAGAGACAGCACTGGGTGAGCAGGCTGCAGATCTGCACACAGCACCACACTGAAGCCATGGGCAAG ACTAACCCACCACTAAAGACTCGCAGTCTGTCCGCGGCCTCTCAGGGCAGTTCCAGTTCTCCTGCGTCCCAGCGtaaaatcagccataacaccgGCTCCCTGTTGGGTCTGTCCCAGTTCCACCGTGGCTCCTCCAGCTACTCCAGCAAGCGCTCGGTGCTGCGTGACCACCTGGTGGAGGCTCGTGAG ATGATGACTCAGGCACAGGATCAGCACAGAGACCTGGTACAGTGCATCGAGGGCCTGCCGGCCAGCCACAACCCCTCTCCGCTGGACCAGGACCTTCTGCTGCTTAAAGCCACCTCTCTGGCCACAATGTCCTGCCTTAGTGACTGCCTGCAAATCCTACAGCTTCAGCAAGTGGCCCGGCACAAAGTTCCAATTGGAG GGCCGACCATCGAATGGCTGGAACCCAAACTGCCGGACGTTCTGAAGAATGGTGGAACCCTGGCTAGCATCACCAAAGACAGCAGCAAAATGCAGGGCACCGCTGTAGAACCTGCTGAAATGGACTCTTGTGACCTTGTTGGG GAGCAGGAAGACATTGATGTGGAAGAGGAGCAGGAAGACTCCTTTCCTGCTGAAGAAGAGGACTTGGGAGCAGTAGAGGAAGAGCGTAGTGTCATACTACATCTTCTCTCTCAGCTCAAACTGGGCATGGACCTAACCAGG GTGGTCCTTCCTACGTTTATCCTGGAAAAACGCTCTCTGCTGGAGATGTATGCAGATTTCATGTCTCACCCAGACCTTTTTGTGGCCATCACAGATGGCACCAGTCCTATGGACCGTATGATCAGATTTGTGGAGTATTACCTCACTTCCTTTCACGAGGGCCGCAAGGGCGCTATTGCCAAGAAGCCCTACAACCCAATCATTGGTGAAACATTCCACTGCTCCTGGAGAGTGCCAAAGGCAGCAGCAGCTTCTCAAGGAAGTGTCCAGAAAGAGGGCTCTAATACATCAGACTGCTACGATGTGAGATTTGTGGCCGAGCAGGTGTCCCACCACCCACCCGTCTCGGGCTTTTATGCGGAATGCCAGGAGAGGCAGAtgtgtgtaaacacacatgTTTGGACCAAAAGCAAGTTTATGGGCATGTCTATTGGTGTTTCTATGATTGGAGAAG GTAATCTGCACCTTTTGGAGCACGGCGAAGAGTACACGTTCACTCTGCCATCTGCCTACGCTCGCTCGATCCTCACAGTGCCCTGGGTGGAGCTGGGCGGAAAGGTCAACGTGAACTGCGCCAAGACGGGCTACAGTGCAGCCATCACCTTCCAAACCAAGCCGTTCTATGGGGGAAAGCTGCACAG AGTAAGCGCCGAGGTGAAGCACAACCCTACCAATTCTGTAGTGTGTCGCGTGCAGGGGGAGTGGAACGGCGTGCTCGAGTTTACCTACAGCAGTGGTGATACGCGCGTCATAGACGTCCTCAAGCTCCCCATCACCAGGAAACGAGTGCGGCCCAAAGAGCAGCAAGGACCTTATGAGTCCAG GCGACTGTGGCAGCATGTGACGGAGTCCTTGCTACAGAAAGACATGGAAAAGGCCACGGAGCACAAGCGCTTCCTGGAGGAGAGACAGAGGAAAGAGGAAAGACACCGCACTGAGACCGAGACGCCATGGAGGACCAAATACTTCGAAAGAAAA GGTGAAGGCTGGGTGTATCATAAACCACTGTGGAAAAGCGTTCCAGTACGGAGCTCCTCTCCTGCAGCGCTTCTGTCTAACCCCTGA
- the osbpl11 gene encoding oxysterol-binding protein-related protein 11 isoform X2, which translates to MQVETAGMRISESEGKLDVHTQSSFRTTSKSWQYSDHMENVDGYLMKYTNLVTGWQYRFFVLNNEAGLLEYFVNEQSRHQKPRGTLPLAGAVISPSDEDSHTFTVNAISGEQYKLRATDAKERQHWVSRLQICTQHHTEAMGKGSSSSPASQRKISHNTGSLLGLSQFHRGSSSYSSKRSVLRDHLVEAREMMTQAQDQHRDLVQCIEGLPASHNPSPLDQDLLLLKATSLATMSCLSDCLQILQLQQVARHKVPIGGPTIEWLEPKLPDVLKNGGTLASITKDSSKMQGTAVEPAEMDSCDLVGEQEDIDVEEEQEDSFPAEEEDLGAVEEERSVILHLLSQLKLGMDLTRVVLPTFILEKRSLLEMYADFMSHPDLFVAITDGTSPMDRMIRFVEYYLTSFHEGRKGAIAKKPYNPIIGETFHCSWRVPKAAAASQGSVQKEGSNTSDCYDVRFVAEQVSHHPPVSGFYAECQERQMCVNTHVWTKSKFMGMSIGVSMIGEGNLHLLEHGEEYTFTLPSAYARSILTVPWVELGGKVNVNCAKTGYSAAITFQTKPFYGGKLHRVSAEVKHNPTNSVVCRVQGEWNGVLEFTYSSGDTRVIDVLKLPITRKRVRPKEQQGPYESRRLWQHVTESLLQKDMEKATEHKRFLEERQRKEERHRTETETPWRTKYFERKGEGWVYHKPLWKSVPVRSSSPAALLSNP; encoded by the exons tgatcaCATGGAAAATGTAGATGGATATTTGATGAAGTACACAAATCTGGTAACAGGATGGCAATATCG GTTCTTTGTACTGAACAACGAAGCAGGGCTGCTGGAGTATTTTGTAAATGAGCAGTCACGGCACCAGAAGCCCCGGGGCACATTGCCTTTAGCAGGCGCAGTCATCTCCCCGAGTGATGAGGACTCGCACACCTTCACTGTCAATGCCATCAGCGGAGAGCAATACAAACTTCGAG CTACTGATGCTAAAGAGAGACAGCACTGGGTGAGCAGGCTGCAGATCTGCACACAGCACCACACTGAAGCCATGGGCAAG GGCAGTTCCAGTTCTCCTGCGTCCCAGCGtaaaatcagccataacaccgGCTCCCTGTTGGGTCTGTCCCAGTTCCACCGTGGCTCCTCCAGCTACTCCAGCAAGCGCTCGGTGCTGCGTGACCACCTGGTGGAGGCTCGTGAG ATGATGACTCAGGCACAGGATCAGCACAGAGACCTGGTACAGTGCATCGAGGGCCTGCCGGCCAGCCACAACCCCTCTCCGCTGGACCAGGACCTTCTGCTGCTTAAAGCCACCTCTCTGGCCACAATGTCCTGCCTTAGTGACTGCCTGCAAATCCTACAGCTTCAGCAAGTGGCCCGGCACAAAGTTCCAATTGGAG GGCCGACCATCGAATGGCTGGAACCCAAACTGCCGGACGTTCTGAAGAATGGTGGAACCCTGGCTAGCATCACCAAAGACAGCAGCAAAATGCAGGGCACCGCTGTAGAACCTGCTGAAATGGACTCTTGTGACCTTGTTGGG GAGCAGGAAGACATTGATGTGGAAGAGGAGCAGGAAGACTCCTTTCCTGCTGAAGAAGAGGACTTGGGAGCAGTAGAGGAAGAGCGTAGTGTCATACTACATCTTCTCTCTCAGCTCAAACTGGGCATGGACCTAACCAGG GTGGTCCTTCCTACGTTTATCCTGGAAAAACGCTCTCTGCTGGAGATGTATGCAGATTTCATGTCTCACCCAGACCTTTTTGTGGCCATCACAGATGGCACCAGTCCTATGGACCGTATGATCAGATTTGTGGAGTATTACCTCACTTCCTTTCACGAGGGCCGCAAGGGCGCTATTGCCAAGAAGCCCTACAACCCAATCATTGGTGAAACATTCCACTGCTCCTGGAGAGTGCCAAAGGCAGCAGCAGCTTCTCAAGGAAGTGTCCAGAAAGAGGGCTCTAATACATCAGACTGCTACGATGTGAGATTTGTGGCCGAGCAGGTGTCCCACCACCCACCCGTCTCGGGCTTTTATGCGGAATGCCAGGAGAGGCAGAtgtgtgtaaacacacatgTTTGGACCAAAAGCAAGTTTATGGGCATGTCTATTGGTGTTTCTATGATTGGAGAAG GTAATCTGCACCTTTTGGAGCACGGCGAAGAGTACACGTTCACTCTGCCATCTGCCTACGCTCGCTCGATCCTCACAGTGCCCTGGGTGGAGCTGGGCGGAAAGGTCAACGTGAACTGCGCCAAGACGGGCTACAGTGCAGCCATCACCTTCCAAACCAAGCCGTTCTATGGGGGAAAGCTGCACAG AGTAAGCGCCGAGGTGAAGCACAACCCTACCAATTCTGTAGTGTGTCGCGTGCAGGGGGAGTGGAACGGCGTGCTCGAGTTTACCTACAGCAGTGGTGATACGCGCGTCATAGACGTCCTCAAGCTCCCCATCACCAGGAAACGAGTGCGGCCCAAAGAGCAGCAAGGACCTTATGAGTCCAG GCGACTGTGGCAGCATGTGACGGAGTCCTTGCTACAGAAAGACATGGAAAAGGCCACGGAGCACAAGCGCTTCCTGGAGGAGAGACAGAGGAAAGAGGAAAGACACCGCACTGAGACCGAGACGCCATGGAGGACCAAATACTTCGAAAGAAAA GGTGAAGGCTGGGTGTATCATAAACCACTGTGGAAAAGCGTTCCAGTACGGAGCTCCTCTCCTGCAGCGCTTCTGTCTAACCCCTGA
- the tgfbr2l gene encoding TGF-beta receptor type-2: MEPRGWRFTPFICVLLSRLLQVSAFTHITTNLCKWCDQSSPECEDNICMTNCNFSSFCTHAEEVCVAIWKKENESMSVQTLCHNPQHALENIVLPNTSSTECVMTSLPSENSLLFLCSCTREHDCNDRLVFEKGTNGFSRLKGKDVIPVVVISLVPPLLVAVIATMAFYLYRTRHLSKQPKDWAPKRTHYQSLDPPEACAGEANTSDYHGKLISLGEDANSDISSSCANSLNHNTEHLPIQLEALVGKGRFAEVWRARLNHSECGQYETVAVKIFPAVEYASWRNERSIFSDPNLKHENIVQFLTAEQRGGTASTSQRQYWLIMAYHAPGNLQDFLVNHVLSWSQLCAMASSVARGLAHLHNDTTPCGTPKVPIAHRDLKSSNIVMKSNNECALCDFGLALRLDISLTVDDFANSGQVGTARYMAPEVLESRVNLEDLESFKQMDVYSMSLVLWEMASRCDAIGEVKSYEPPFGSKVCDQPCVDSMRDLVLRDRGRPDIPLSWTIHPGMQVLSATITECWDHDPEARLTAHCVLERFNTMAQEELECSTVFVCIPNSTEQQGSPLPSNHMEHDAGTTPACPLQPQATVEAQASTSLRPLSEA; this comes from the exons ATGGAGCCCAGGGGCTGGAGATTCACGCCTTTCATATGCGTCCTTCTGTCGCGCC TATTACAGGTCAGTGCGTTCACTCATATAACAACTAACCTTTGTAAGTGGTGTGACCAGTCCAGTCCTGAGTGTGAGGACAACATCTGCATGACCAATTGCAACTTCAGCTCCTTTTGCACCCATGCCGAGGAGGTCTGCGTGGCTATATG GAAGAAGGAAAATGAGAGTATGAGCGTGCAGACTCTATGCCACAATCCTCAACATGCATTGGAAAACATCGTGCTGCCTAACACCAGCTCCACAGAGTGTGTCATGACTTCACTGCCCTCTGAAAACAGTTTGCTGTTTCTCTGCAGCTGCACCAGGGAGCACGACTGCAATGACAGGCTCGTCTTTGAGAAGGGAACAAAtg GGTTCTCAAGGCTAAAGGGTAAAGATGTGATTCCCGTAGTGGTGATAAGCCTGGTTCCTCCACTCCTAGTAGCTGTGATTGCTACAATGGCATTCTACCTCTACCGCACACGCCACCTCAGCAAACAACCTAAAGACTGGGCACCAAAGCGCACACATTACCAGTCGTTAGACCCACCGGAGGCGTGTGCGGGTGAAGCCAACACCAGTGACTACCATGGCAAGCTTATATCCCTCGGAGAAGATGCTAATTCAGACATATCATCAAGCTGTGCCAACAGTCTAAACCATAACACCGAGCATCTACCTATCCAGCTGGAGGCCCTGGTTGGTAAGGGGCGATTTGCTGAGGTCTGGCGAGCACGACTTAACCACAGCGAATGTGGCCAGTATGAAACGGTGGCAGTAAAAATCTTCCCAGCTGTGGAATATGCTTCCTGGCGCAATGAGAGATCCATCTTTTCCGACCCCAACCTGAAACACGAGAACATCGTTCAGTTTCTAACTGCTGAGCAGCGTGGAGGTACAGCTAGCACCTCCCAGAGGCAGTACTGGCTAATCATGGCCTACCATGCACCAGGGAATCTGCAGGACTTCTTAGTAAACCATGTGCTAAGCTGGAGTCAGTTGTGCGCAATGGCATCATCAGTGGCACGAGGCCTAGCGCATCTGCACAATGACACAACACCATGTGGGACCCCGAAGGTGCCAATCGCACACCGAGACTTAAAGAGCAGCAACATTGTGATGAAAAGCAACAACGAGTGTGCTCTGTGTGATTTTGGTCTCGCGCTAAGACTGGACATCTCTCTCACTGTGGATGACTTTGCCAACAGTGGGCAG GTTGGAACAGCGCGCTACATGGCCCCTGAGGTCCTAGAATCTCGAGTAAATTTGGAGGATTTGGAGTCCTTTAAACAGATGGATGTGTACTCCATGTCTCTGGTGCTGTGGGAAATGGCCTCTCGCTGTGATGCCATAGGAG AGGTGAAGAGCTATGAGCCTCCATTCGGTTCGAAGGTGTGTGATCAGCCATGTGTGGACAGCATGAGGGATCTTGTGCTGAGGGACAGAGGACGGCCAGACATCCCACTCAGCTGGACAATACATCCG GGAATGCAGGTTCTAAGTGCCACTATTACAGAATGCTGGGACCATGACCCAGAGGCACGTCTGACTGCACACTGTGTGCTGGAACGCTTCAACACTATGGCGCAGGAAGAACTCGAATGCAGCACTGTTTTCGTCTGTATCCCCAACTCCACTGAGCAACAGGGCTCCCCTCTTCCCTCTAACCACATGGAGCATGACGCTGGCACGACGCCAGCATGCCCTCTTCAGCCTCAAGCCACAGTCGAAGCTCAAGCCTCAACCTCCCTAAGGCCGCTGAGTGAAGCGTGA